Proteins from one Bacteroides mediterraneensis genomic window:
- a CDS encoding hybrid sensor histidine kinase/response regulator: MCKWRDSLSLKILSGYLILGLLVLGIITAVWYEKQVFEQAEAEERSLLMQRTTASEAYRGLITLFLDNDRAMLWDDSDMDTYDRRESHTMRVIDRLKGYYGEPAQTARIDTVVRLLHEKRRLIERMVDMPTTAYRMDSLLERHLPGLEQTASVRTTTVTERTEPEEEKKRGGLFGLFRKKKKEEPARTTTRVSTTPNTRHIAEMRRFEEEMRTALAEQEQAFSHLSDSLKIRNSILNRNLSRLIWEIGQDETERMEERHMRVAELRETAFVLICGISAAGILCAVLLYAVVRRDIRRRTRDRKQREELIETLRRSVRENEELIKSRQNIMQTVTHDLRSPLTAIRGNAELILKDGNRETTALHAEHIRQSAERMGSLMENLLDYYRIDNGKETVRVKPFRLAGVAETLETEFAARMEEKRLEFKVNNAADEVVMGDRNLILRIGSNLLSNALKFTERGGVTLTALYAGGKFTLAVEDTGGGIDKDKREQIFKPFERLSNAATQDGFGLGLSIVKSLAELMEGSISVENIRNTGSRFSVVLPLPQAEKAGETVRKAAARRTRLGGCSVLSLDNDSIILGMIHDIFVQNGVHCDTCTSTGEMAEKLREGHYDLLTTDLKMQDASGYEVLELLRTSDIGNSRTIPVMVVTGSKSITKEELAGAGFSSVLYKPFSIDELLAAAEECIGEDSTPRIDLGPLFAYGDKRQRLECLVRETEKEMAAIREEAERCDRDRLDYWIHHIRSSWMLIHAEGPLQELYDVLHGNGTAEEIREYAGKVTGQGETIIRLARKEMERTVWEE, encoded by the coding sequence ATGTGTAAATGGAGAGATTCTCTATCCCTGAAAATTCTGTCGGGCTATCTCATCCTGGGACTGCTCGTACTGGGCATCATCACGGCCGTATGGTATGAAAAGCAGGTATTTGAGCAGGCGGAGGCTGAGGAACGCAGCCTGCTCATGCAGCGTACCACCGCCAGCGAAGCATACCGGGGACTGATTACACTGTTTCTGGACAATGACCGCGCAATGCTGTGGGACGACTCGGACATGGATACATACGACCGGCGGGAATCGCACACAATGAGGGTGATAGACCGGCTGAAAGGCTACTACGGAGAGCCGGCACAGACGGCAAGGATAGACACGGTAGTAAGGCTGCTGCACGAGAAACGCAGGCTGATCGAGCGGATGGTGGATATGCCGACCACGGCGTACCGCATGGACAGCCTGCTGGAACGCCACCTGCCCGGACTGGAGCAGACGGCATCGGTACGGACAACGACAGTGACGGAACGCACCGAACCGGAAGAGGAAAAGAAACGGGGCGGGCTGTTCGGCCTGTTCCGCAAGAAAAAGAAAGAAGAACCGGCACGCACGACCACACGGGTGAGCACGACACCCAACACCCGGCACATTGCGGAGATGCGGCGGTTTGAGGAAGAGATGCGTACGGCATTGGCAGAACAGGAACAGGCATTCTCCCATCTGTCGGACTCACTGAAAATACGCAACAGCATACTGAACCGGAACCTTTCGAGGCTGATATGGGAAATCGGACAGGACGAGACGGAACGCATGGAAGAAAGGCACATGCGGGTGGCGGAACTGAGAGAAACGGCATTCGTACTGATATGCGGCATATCGGCGGCAGGTATCCTGTGTGCGGTGCTGCTGTATGCAGTAGTCCGGAGGGACATCCGCCGCCGAACCAGAGACAGGAAACAGCGCGAGGAACTGATAGAGACCCTGCGCCGGTCGGTCCGGGAGAATGAAGAGCTGATAAAAAGCAGACAGAACATCATGCAGACGGTGACGCACGACCTGCGCTCACCGCTGACCGCCATACGCGGCAATGCAGAACTGATACTGAAGGACGGGAACCGGGAGACAACGGCACTGCACGCGGAGCATATACGGCAGTCGGCAGAGCGTATGGGGTCACTGATGGAGAACCTGCTGGACTACTACCGCATAGACAACGGAAAGGAGACCGTCAGGGTGAAGCCGTTCAGACTGGCGGGAGTGGCGGAAACGCTGGAAACAGAGTTTGCCGCACGGATGGAAGAGAAACGGCTGGAGTTCAAAGTGAACAACGCCGCTGACGAGGTGGTCATGGGCGACAGAAACCTGATACTGCGTATCGGCAGCAACCTGCTGTCGAATGCACTGAAGTTTACGGAACGCGGGGGCGTGACACTGACCGCCCTGTATGCCGGAGGGAAATTCACGCTTGCGGTGGAAGATACCGGAGGAGGAATAGACAAGGACAAACGGGAACAGATATTCAAGCCGTTCGAGCGGCTGAGCAATGCCGCCACGCAGGACGGATTCGGGCTGGGACTGTCGATAGTGAAAAGCCTTGCGGAACTGATGGAGGGCAGCATATCGGTGGAGAACATACGGAACACGGGCAGCCGCTTCAGCGTGGTGCTGCCACTGCCACAAGCGGAGAAAGCCGGAGAAACAGTCCGCAAGGCAGCAGCGAGGCGGACAAGACTGGGCGGATGTTCGGTATTGTCGCTGGACAACGATAGTATCATACTGGGGATGATACACGACATATTCGTGCAGAACGGGGTGCACTGCGACACCTGCACGAGCACGGGGGAAATGGCGGAGAAGCTGCGCGAGGGACACTATGACCTGCTGACCACGGACCTGAAAATGCAGGACGCAAGCGGCTACGAGGTGCTGGAACTGCTCCGCACGTCGGACATAGGCAACTCACGCACCATCCCCGTGATGGTGGTGACCGGCTCGAAAAGCATCACGAAAGAGGAGCTGGCAGGTGCGGGCTTCAGCTCGGTGCTGTACAAGCCGTTCTCCATCGACGAACTGCTGGCAGCTGCGGAAGAATGCATCGGTGAGGACAGCACCCCACGCATAGACCTCGGCCCGCTGTTCGCATACGGCGACAAGCGGCAGAGGCTGGAATGTCTGGTCAGGGAGACGGAGAAGGAAATGGCCGCCATACGGGAGGAAGCGGAAAGGTGTGACAGGGACAGGCTGGACTACTGGATACACCATATCCGCAGCTCGTGGATGCTGATACATGCCGAAGGGCCGCTGCAGGAGCTGTATGACGTGCTCCACGGAAACGGGACGGCAGAAGAAATCAGGGAGTATGCCGGAAAGGTAACCGGTCAGGGCGAAACGATTATCCGGCTCGCCCGAAAGGAAATGGAGAGAACGGTATGGGAAGAATAA
- a CDS encoding NACHT domain-containing protein yields the protein MDVEKLDRLFQEYGYDVKETNTSYRVYLLNQGMYHGAEIQIMNDVDIEPVLTRYSKLGYHAKRQNFKTIEQAEEYLFKGFFNTQTTANDIIKRYGEFTYNQVKHYHDNKINYQYISMPYSVYSENAEDFKKESIDIISAVKDIINKKGAHLVVIEAAAGFGKTCTAYEIYKSFQDCCEKQKPIFTELSRNRDAKQFKYILWSEIDKEKDTTAKQELVVYNIKKGRIPLIIDGFDELLSKDIDYGKAGQLNEFEQVETMLSTIGDLLTDEAKIILTSRKTAIFAGTEFIDWVDSYNGNFDVVRFQLEKPNIKQWLSDERYDEIIRKNVPLENISNPVLLTYLRNIDNEGFSELLIYPETITEKYFEFLLNRERERQNIIIRKDDQMQIFENLAKSFAEFDITGESRSFVKELIIEYNKQSLLYYRELMPAKQTLEELADTLTNHALLDRIGNKDFITFINEFIFGYLLGNSIQKEQNDFLDKLIPFPESLVDLAVRSYQYSSGDNRLKLWMKLDKVKNRMSSYLKITTDCFLLKKIVGTYKCEGFNSFEFKNISFLSENCKFIDTSLVDSTFDSCTFDVNALQNVAFIGCKFIDCKVKKENSLQYQNIHCYGCEDFNKGFISSLENSLTPPILSEQINTDLRIQILGKYFKVDGKTPKMKYISSIRKDFENQDLDLVFAVFDVLRKEEMILVNGNNSYISKLGISYYHKNNI from the coding sequence ATGGATGTAGAAAAGTTAGATAGACTATTTCAAGAATATGGTTATGATGTTAAAGAAACCAATACATCATATAGAGTATATCTTTTGAATCAAGGAATGTACCATGGTGCAGAAATCCAAATAATGAATGATGTTGATATAGAACCAGTACTTACTCGTTATTCAAAGTTAGGATACCATGCAAAAAGGCAGAACTTTAAAACCATTGAACAAGCCGAAGAATATTTATTTAAAGGTTTTTTTAATACTCAAACTACGGCTAATGATATTATAAAAAGGTATGGTGAATTTACTTACAATCAAGTAAAGCACTATCACGATAATAAGATTAATTATCAATATATTAGTATGCCTTATTCTGTTTATAGTGAAAACGCAGAAGATTTCAAAAAAGAATCAATTGATATTATTTCTGCGGTTAAAGATATAATTAATAAGAAAGGGGCACACCTTGTTGTTATTGAAGCGGCTGCCGGATTTGGTAAAACATGTACGGCATACGAAATTTATAAATCTTTCCAAGATTGTTGCGAAAAACAAAAACCTATATTTACGGAATTATCAAGAAATAGAGATGCAAAGCAATTTAAATATATTCTTTGGTCTGAAATAGATAAAGAAAAAGATACAACTGCTAAACAAGAACTTGTTGTTTATAATATAAAAAAAGGAAGAATTCCCCTTATAATTGATGGATTTGATGAATTATTATCAAAAGATATAGACTACGGAAAAGCTGGACAATTAAATGAATTTGAACAAGTAGAGACAATGCTTTCTACTATTGGTGATTTATTAACAGATGAGGCTAAGATTATCTTGACATCAAGAAAAACAGCCATTTTTGCAGGAACAGAATTTATAGATTGGGTTGATTCATATAATGGTAATTTTGATGTAGTAAGATTCCAATTGGAAAAACCTAACATTAAACAATGGCTTTCAGATGAGCGTTATGATGAGATAATAAGAAAGAATGTACCTTTAGAAAATATTTCTAATCCAGTTCTATTAACGTATCTACGTAATATTGATAATGAAGGATTTAGTGAATTATTAATTTATCCAGAAACGATTACAGAAAAATATTTTGAATTTCTTTTAAATAGGGAACGAGAGAGACAAAATATAATTATCCGAAAAGATGATCAAATGCAAATTTTTGAGAATCTTGCAAAATCTTTTGCGGAATTTGATATTACTGGTGAAAGCAGAAGTTTTGTTAAAGAATTGATTATTGAATATAATAAACAAAGTCTTTTATACTATAGAGAGTTGATGCCTGCAAAACAAACTTTGGAAGAACTTGCAGATACGCTTACAAATCATGCACTTTTAGATCGTATTGGCAATAAAGATTTTATTACCTTTATTAATGAATTTATTTTTGGATATTTACTTGGAAATTCTATACAAAAAGAACAAAATGATTTTTTAGATAAGCTTATACCGTTTCCAGAATCCCTAGTTGATTTAGCTGTTAGATCTTATCAATATTCTTCTGGAGATAATAGATTAAAACTTTGGATGAAACTTGACAAGGTTAAGAACAGAATGTCTTCATATTTAAAAATTACTACTGATTGTTTTCTATTAAAAAAGATAGTTGGTACTTATAAATGTGAGGGGTTTAATTCTTTTGAATTTAAAAATATAAGTTTCCTTAGTGAGAATTGTAAATTTATTGATACTTCATTGGTGGATTCTACATTTGATAGTTGTACGTTTGATGTAAATGCATTGCAAAATGTTGCATTTATTGGATGTAAATTTATAGATTGTAAAGTAAAAAAAGAAAATTCACTACAATATCAAAATATTCATTGTTATGGATGTGAAGATTTTAATAAAGGATTTATTTCTTCTTTGGAAAACTCATTAACTCCTCCTATTTTGTCAGAACAAATAAATACTGATTTAAGAATTCAGATTTTAGGAAAATATTTTAAAGTTGATGGAAAGACTCCAAAGATGAAGTATATTTCTTCGATAAGAAAAGATTTCGAGAATCAAGATTTGGATTTAGTTTTTGCTGTTTTTGATGTATTAAGAAAAGAAGAAATGATTTTAGTTAATGGGAATAATTCTTATATATCAAAATTAGGTATTAGTTACTATCATAAGAATAACATATAA
- a CDS encoding sigma-54 dependent transcriptional regulator: MGRIIVIEDNPVFRDHVCGMLEKAGYKTRTAYDCAGARRLLEELDDGDIIVSDLRLPDGECTEVLERMREAGIRTPFVIMTDYAQVASAVSSMRLGAEDYIPKTLLQEKLLPRISELVRKSERRHTMPILERRSAAFRTIDRRISLVAPTDIGVLILGENGTGKEHVAEKIHAQSTRQKGPFVAIDCGMLTRELAASELFGYEKGAFTGAITGKKGCMAEADGGTLFLDEVGNLPAEVQQKLLRALQTKCYRPTGCTRERKADVRIVAATNENLEKAVEEGRFRRDLYHRLKEFVIKIPPLRECREDILPLAEFFRELANEELGRHTEGFDKEAEKELMRRMWAGNVRELKQTVRSAVLLTEGRLIGADRLEAESSAQAGSSLLLKDGNEERERIVRALAQADGNREVTAGLLGISRTTLYNKMKEYGIMQKKSEK; encoded by the coding sequence ATGGGAAGAATAATAGTGATAGAAGACAACCCGGTATTCCGCGACCATGTCTGCGGAATGCTGGAGAAGGCAGGCTACAAGACCCGCACGGCATACGACTGTGCCGGGGCACGAAGGCTGCTGGAGGAACTGGACGATGGGGACATCATCGTGTCGGACCTGCGTCTGCCCGACGGGGAATGTACGGAAGTGCTGGAGCGGATGCGGGAAGCGGGTATCAGAACCCCGTTTGTCATCATGACCGACTATGCGCAGGTCGCATCGGCTGTCAGCTCCATGAGGCTGGGAGCCGAGGACTATATCCCCAAGACCCTGCTGCAGGAAAAGCTGCTTCCAAGGATAAGTGAGCTGGTACGCAAATCGGAAAGAAGGCATACCATGCCCATACTGGAGCGCAGAAGTGCCGCATTCCGGACCATCGACCGGCGTATCTCACTGGTAGCCCCGACGGACATAGGGGTGCTGATACTTGGAGAGAACGGTACGGGCAAGGAACACGTAGCAGAAAAGATACATGCGCAGAGTACCCGGCAGAAAGGTCCGTTTGTCGCGATAGACTGCGGTATGCTGACACGGGAGCTGGCGGCATCCGAGCTGTTCGGATACGAGAAAGGCGCATTTACAGGAGCCATAACCGGAAAGAAGGGCTGCATGGCGGAAGCTGACGGCGGCACGCTGTTTCTGGACGAGGTGGGCAACCTGCCCGCTGAGGTACAGCAGAAACTGCTGCGTGCGCTGCAGACCAAATGCTACCGTCCGACGGGCTGCACCCGCGAGCGGAAAGCGGATGTGCGCATCGTGGCGGCGACCAACGAGAATCTGGAGAAGGCAGTGGAAGAAGGACGTTTCCGGCGGGACCTGTATCACCGCCTGAAGGAGTTTGTCATCAAGATACCGCCGTTGCGGGAATGCCGGGAGGACATACTGCCCCTTGCGGAGTTTTTCCGGGAGCTTGCCAACGAGGAACTGGGACGGCATACGGAAGGATTCGACAAGGAGGCGGAAAAGGAACTCATGAGGCGGATGTGGGCAGGAAATGTGAGGGAACTGAAACAGACGGTGCGTTCCGCCGTCCTGCTGACGGAAGGAAGGCTGATAGGAGCCGACAGGCTGGAAGCGGAAAGTTCGGCACAGGCAGGCAGCTCCCTGCTGCTGAAAGACGGGAATGAGGAAAGGGAACGCATCGTGCGGGCACTGGCACAGGCGGACGGGAACCGTGAAGTGACTGCCGGACTGCTGGGTATCAGCCGCACGACCCTGTACAACAAGATGAAAGAATACGGTATCATGCAGAAAAAGAGTGAAAAATGA
- a CDS encoding TetR/AcrR family transcriptional regulator, with protein sequence MNDTRSEILRLGEEFIRTKGYNAFSYADIAEVIKIRKATIHYYFPTKADLGTEIIKNTIQNFHNAVNNWKQYPYEIQLKHWILLYADSRKKNWVCITGALSPVFDTLPTKMQVQLQILVNDIFNWLEEVLSNGKEAGVFHFNEPPQLKAHIIQSLLLASLLLDKVVAKDIYEEMKSHILGI encoded by the coding sequence ATGAATGATACGCGAAGTGAAATATTACGTTTAGGTGAAGAATTTATCAGAACTAAAGGATATAATGCCTTTAGCTATGCTGATATTGCAGAAGTTATTAAAATTAGAAAAGCGACAATTCATTATTATTTCCCAACAAAAGCGGACTTAGGAACTGAAATAATAAAAAATACAATTCAAAACTTTCATAATGCAGTAAACAATTGGAAACAGTATCCTTATGAAATACAACTAAAACATTGGATTTTATTGTATGCTGATAGCCGAAAAAAAAATTGGGTATGTATAACAGGTGCATTATCTCCTGTATTTGATACTTTACCTACTAAAATGCAAGTACAATTACAAATATTAGTCAATGATATTTTTAATTGGCTTGAAGAAGTTTTATCTAATGGAAAAGAGGCAGGTGTATTTCATTTTAATGAACCTCCTCAATTGAAAGCTCATATAATACAATCATTATTATTGGCTTCTCTCCTTTTGGATAAAGTTGTAGCAAAAGATATATATGAAGAAATGAAATCTCATATTTTAGGAATTTAA
- a CDS encoding GTP pyrophosphokinase gives MSAGNKVLKEIVADLESVLNKCGIMYHVFYRTKSEMSIDSKLKKKSAEYREKGKKMQDLLALRITLYFTDDVEIIHNYLKNQPNFDSESVDESEVDKFCPKRLNLVMRVQEKHLQDMKAARQETDYEDLIDDTYEIQIRTILSEGWHEVEHDLRYKCKDEWDDFKEESRLLNGIYATLENSEWAMLTLFDRLSYSQYKNKAWNSMLRNKMRVRFADKGLSEELCTYLSDHSETAKLLFRVNRSVILKSVMEKGFSYPLTYDTVLHLINHIKVKDKKLAEYEDKILKQDMDLLFGKL, from the coding sequence ATGAGTGCAGGCAATAAAGTTTTAAAAGAGATTGTAGCAGATTTAGAATCTGTATTAAATAAATGTGGAATTATGTACCATGTATTTTATCGCACAAAATCGGAAATGTCTATTGATAGTAAGTTGAAGAAGAAAAGTGCAGAATACAGGGAAAAAGGCAAAAAAATGCAAGATTTATTGGCTCTTCGTATCACTTTATATTTTACTGATGATGTTGAGATTATTCACAATTATCTTAAAAACCAGCCAAATTTTGATAGTGAGTCTGTTGATGAATCTGAAGTTGATAAGTTTTGTCCCAAAAGGTTAAATTTAGTAATGCGTGTACAAGAAAAGCATTTACAGGATATGAAAGCTGCACGACAAGAAACTGATTATGAAGATCTAATTGATGATACATATGAAATTCAGATTAGAACGATTTTATCAGAAGGATGGCATGAAGTAGAGCATGATTTACGTTATAAATGTAAAGATGAATGGGATGATTTTAAAGAGGAATCTAGACTTTTAAATGGTATTTATGCGACTCTTGAGAATAGCGAATGGGCAATGCTTACTTTATTTGACAGGTTATCTTATTCGCAGTATAAAAATAAAGCATGGAATAGCATGCTTCGTAATAAAATGAGAGTTCGTTTTGCAGATAAGGGATTGTCTGAAGAGTTATGTACGTATTTATCAGATCATAGTGAAACAGCAAAATTACTATTTAGAGTAAATAGATCAGTTATATTGAAATCTGTTATGGAAAAAGGATTTTCATATCCACTTACTTACGATACGGTTCTTCATCTTATTAATCATATTAAGGTTAAAGATAAAAAATTAGCAGAATATGAAGATAAAATTTTGAAACAAGATATGGATTTGTTATTTGGAAAATTGTAA
- the fabF gene encoding beta-ketoacyl-ACP synthase II gives MKRVVITGLGCITPIGNDVTSFWNNVKLGVSGAGKITKFDASKHKTQIACEVKNFNIENYIDKKSSKKIDLCSIYALAATEEAICDAKIDFSNINKQRCGVIYASGIGGLNSLENQLEEYYSKNDPTKFSPFYITRMISNMPAGMITIKYGLQGLSFTPVSACASSNHALICALNFIRTGQADLIIAGGTEASITASAVAGFNAMKALSTCNNNPNIASRPYDVNRDGFVIGEGAGTLILEEYEHAIKRGAHIYAELIGGGMSSDAYHITAPDPNGKGAFQAMQNALEDGNISPSEIDYINTHGTSTPAGDIPELEAIKNVFGKYYSNIFISSTKSMTGHLLGATSAVEAIACVMSIKDSIIPATINTETVDPNIPIDTRLVLGKSIQHKVGAVLSNSFGFGGHNATIILKKM, from the coding sequence ATGAAAAGAGTAGTTATAACAGGATTAGGTTGCATCACACCTATAGGAAATGATGTTACTAGTTTTTGGAACAATGTGAAATTAGGTGTTTCGGGGGCTGGTAAAATAACGAAATTCGATGCTTCTAAGCATAAGACGCAAATAGCATGTGAAGTTAAGAACTTTAATATTGAGAATTATATAGATAAAAAGTCATCCAAAAAGATAGACTTGTGTTCTATATATGCATTAGCTGCTACTGAGGAAGCTATATGTGATGCAAAAATTGATTTTTCAAATATCAATAAACAAAGATGTGGAGTCATTTATGCTTCAGGAATAGGTGGACTTAATAGCTTAGAGAATCAATTAGAAGAATATTATTCAAAGAATGATCCTACCAAATTCAGTCCATTTTATATAACACGTATGATTTCAAATATGCCAGCTGGAATGATAACAATTAAATATGGTCTTCAAGGACTTAGTTTTACTCCAGTATCTGCATGTGCATCATCAAATCATGCTTTAATATGCGCTTTAAATTTCATTAGAACAGGACAAGCAGATTTAATAATAGCCGGTGGTACGGAAGCTTCAATAACAGCTAGTGCTGTTGCTGGTTTTAATGCAATGAAGGCATTATCAACTTGCAATAATAATCCAAACATAGCATCAAGACCATATGATGTCAATAGAGATGGATTTGTTATTGGTGAGGGTGCTGGTACTTTAATATTAGAAGAGTATGAACATGCAATAAAAAGAGGGGCACATATTTATGCGGAATTAATAGGTGGGGGTATGTCATCTGATGCATATCATATTACAGCTCCAGACCCAAATGGAAAAGGTGCATTTCAGGCAATGCAAAATGCTTTAGAGGACGGAAATATCTCACCTTCAGAAATAGATTATATAAATACGCATGGAACATCTACTCCTGCAGGAGATATACCAGAGTTGGAAGCTATCAAGAATGTTTTTGGAAAATATTATTCAAATATATTCATAAGTTCTACAAAATCAATGACTGGGCATTTGTTAGGTGCAACTAGTGCTGTTGAAGCAATTGCTTGTGTTATGTCTATAAAAGATTCTATTATACCTGCAACAATCAATACAGAAACGGTAGATCCAAATATTCCAATTGATACTCGTTTAGTACTAGGCAAAAGTATTCAACATAAAGTTGGCGCAGTACTTAGCAATAGTTTTGGGTTTGGCGGACACAATGCAACTATTATTCTAAAAAAGATGTAG
- a CDS encoding RteC domain-containing protein: MEHLILTETSFFRLIGGSACNDEIQESYNGFISEVVSLCSNMSNPENTFFALSFAETELQFHDTLQTENTGNNRSIYVRKALSFVRKMLEYIGQIRSGQVHTPQAEHRKEKKNSQPLQWTGNAIDLVEIIYGIHEMGCINNGEIPLKQLAPILYSFFGVETKDCYRFYTDIKRRKTISHTHFLEQMQERLNERIRRDEEADLKRR, from the coding sequence ATGGAACACCTCATATTGACAGAAACAAGTTTTTTCAGACTGATAGGCGGCAGTGCCTGCAATGATGAAATACAGGAGTCCTACAACGGATTCATATCGGAAGTGGTATCACTCTGCAGTAACATGTCGAACCCGGAAAACACATTCTTTGCCCTGAGCTTTGCAGAAACAGAACTTCAGTTCCATGATACGCTGCAGACTGAAAATACTGGGAACAACAGGAGCATCTATGTACGCAAGGCATTATCCTTTGTACGCAAGATGCTGGAATATATCGGTCAGATCCGCAGCGGACAGGTGCATACGCCACAGGCGGAACACAGAAAAGAGAAAAAGAACAGCCAGCCCCTACAATGGACAGGCAATGCCATAGACCTTGTTGAAATCATATACGGCATCCATGAAATGGGATGCATCAACAATGGGGAAATCCCGCTGAAACAACTTGCTCCCATACTCTATTCTTTCTTCGGAGTTGAAACGAAGGACTGCTACAGATTCTATACCGACATCAAACGGAGAAAGACCATCAGCCACACGCATTTTCTGGAGCAGATGCAGGAACGCCTCAATGAAAGGATAAGGCGGGATGAGGAAGCGGACCTGAAAAGGAGATAA
- a CDS encoding dihydrofolate reductase family protein: protein MAKVRLLAVLTMDGCPAETTGLSGRWLGSDQYGIGTLKEAATCVLTEDTSLTLLSSRMENTGDSLNYLIEATEKTAGIINGMIRMRLVDEIILYMVPVIAGNGSRLFQSSLPESEWTCTGSRQWKDGMVRIVYGRKTPRQRVVTFGK from the coding sequence ATGGCAAAAGTCCGATTACTCGCCGTCTTAACAATGGACGGCTGTCCGGCAGAAACAACCGGTCTGTCCGGGCGATGGCTTGGTTCCGACCAGTACGGGATAGGTACGCTGAAAGAGGCTGCTACCTGCGTCCTGACAGAAGATACGTCGCTTACACTCCTCTCCAGCCGGATGGAAAACACCGGCGATTCCCTGAACTATCTGATAGAAGCAACCGAAAAGACGGCAGGTATCATCAACGGCATGATACGGATGCGGCTTGTGGATGAAATTATCCTCTACATGGTTCCCGTCATTGCGGGAAACGGCAGCAGGCTGTTCCAGTCGTCGCTGCCCGAAAGCGAATGGACATGCACGGGAAGCAGACAATGGAAGGATGGTATGGTAAGGATAGTCTACGGACGGAAAACACCCCGCCAACGGGTGGTGACGTTCGGAAAATGA